Proteins encoded together in one Telopea speciosissima isolate NSW1024214 ecotype Mountain lineage chromosome 4, Tspe_v1, whole genome shotgun sequence window:
- the LOC122660048 gene encoding thioredoxin reductase NTRB-like, translating to MCGPWGTYAKRSFSKLSAVLWNSSPTRHSGAAMDELQALKTRLCIIGSGPAAHTAAIYAARAELKPILFEGWMANDIAPGGQLTTTTDVENFPGFPDGIMGMELMDRCRSQSLRFGTEIFTETVTKIDFSSNPFKIFTDSKSVIADAVIVATGAVAKRLKFPGSGDGHEGGFWNRGISACAVCDGAAPIFRDKPLSVIGGGDSAMEEANFLTKFGSRVFIIHRRDTFRASKIMQSRTLTNLKIEVVWNSEVVEAYGDGVKGVLGGLKVKNVVTGQVSDLKVSGLFFAIGHEPATKFLDGQLELDSDGYVVTKPGTTHTSVKGVFAAGDVQDKKYRQAITAAGTGCMAALDAEHYLQEIGSQEGKSD from the exons ATGTGCGGACCCTGGGGCACCTACGCTAAGCGCTCCTTCTCAAAACTCTCTGCCGTTCTCTGGAAC tcttctcctaccaGACATTCCGGCGCCGCCATGGACGAACTACAAGCCCTCAAGACCCGCCTCTGCATCATCGGCAGCGGCCCCGCTGCTCACACCGCAGCCATCTATGCCGCCCGTGCTGAGCTCAAACCCATCCTTTTCGAAGGTTGGATGGCTAATGATATTGCCCCCGGTGGCCAGCTCACCACTACCACCGACGTCGAGAACTTTCCTGGTTTCCCCGATGGTATCATGGGTATGGAGCTCATGGATCGTTGTCGCAGCCAGTCTCTCCGCTTCGGCACCGAAATCTTCACCGAGACCGTAACTAAGATCGACTTCTCCAGTAACCCTTTCAAGATCTTCACCGATTCCAAATCCGTTATTGCCGATGCTGTTATTGTAGCTACCGGTGCGGTCGCGAAGCGTTTGAAATTTCCTGGGTCGGGCGATGGACATGAAGGTGGGTTCTGGAATCGAGGGATCTCTGCTTGTGCGGTTTGCGATGGTGCAGCCCCCATTTTCAGGGACAAGCCGTTGTCTGTGATCGGAGGAGGTGATTCCGCTATGGAGGAGGCCAATTTCTTGACCAAGTTTGGGTCTAGGGTTTTTATCATCCACCGTAGGGATACTTTCAGGGCTTCCAAGATCATGCAGAGTCGTACATTGACCAATCTTAAGATCGAGGTGGTGTGGAACTCGGAGGTCGTCGAAGCCTATGGAGATGGAGTTAAGGGGGTTTTGGGAGGTTTAAAGGTGAAGAATGTGGTGACCGGGCAGGTCTCGGATTTGAAGGTCTCTGGTTTGTTCTTTGCCATCGGGCATGAGCCGGCAACCAAGTTCTTGGATGGGCAACTTGAACTCGATTCTGATGGTTACGTTGTGACGAAGCCCGGAACAACACATACGAGTGTTAAAGGTGTCTTCGCGGCTGGTGATGTGCAGGACAAGAAGTACCGACAAGCGATCACTGCTGCTGGCACAG GATGTATGGCTGCATTGGACGCCGAGCACTATTTGCAAGAGATTGGTTCGCAGGAGGGCAAGAGCGATTGA
- the LOC122660049 gene encoding AT-hook motif nuclear-localized protein 25-like yields the protein MAGLEQGPGSRYVHQLLRPTELHLQRSSDPQLQISDSNHSPEKDHEKSDPSAATTSSGAGGSTGSRRPRGRPPGSKNKPKPPIIVTRDTPNALRSHVLEISAGADVVESVSNYARRRGRGVCILSGGGAVANVTLRQPAAPVGSVVTLHGRFEILSLSGTVLPPPAPPGAGGLTIFLAGGQGQVVGGSVVGPLVASGPVVLMAASFANAVFERLPLEEEESPVQVQPTASQSSGVTGGGGQLAEAAGGGGGGVSGGGGGGGGVPFYNLGGNMTNYQFPSEVFGWSGNAARPPF from the coding sequence ATGGCGGGGTTGGAACAAGGCCCAGGATCTCGATACGTTCACCAGCTTCTCAGACCTACAGAGTTACACTTACAAAGATCTTCAGATCCTCAACTTCAAATCTCAGATTCTAATCACTCACCAGAGAAGGATCATGAGAAGTCTGATCCAAGCGCAGCCACTACTTCATCCGGTGCAGGTGGATCGACCGGTTCTCGCCGCCCTCGTGGTCGTCCTCCGGGCTCAAAAAACAAGCCCAAACCACCTATAATCGTCACCCGTGACACCCCAAATGCACTCCGATCACATGTACTCGAAATCTCAGCTGGTGCTGATGTAGTTGAATCGGTATCGAATTATGCACGGCGTCGAGGCCGTGGTGTTTGCATTCTAAGCGGTGGCGGAGCGGTTGCTAATGTGACATTACGGCAGCCAGCAGCTCCGGTAGGAAGTGTTGTAACTCTACACGGCCGGTTTGAGATATTGTCTCTGTCTGGGACAGTGTTGCCGCCACCAGCGCCGCCTGGAGCTGGTGGGCTGACGATATTTTTGGCCGGCGGACAAGGACAGGTTGTCGGTGGGAGTGTTGTGGGGCCGTTGGTGGCGTCAGGGCCGGTGGTGTTGATGGCGGCTTCGTTTGCCAATGCAGTGTTTGAGAGGTTACCGTTGGAGGAAGAGGAGTCGCCAGTGCAGGTTCAGCCTACTGCATCACAGTCTTCAGGTGTTACTGGTGGAGGTGGGCAACTGGCTGAGGCTgcaggtggtggtgggggtggtgtTAGTGGGGGCGGCGGTGGAGGTGGCGGTGTTCCTTTCTATAATTTGGGAGGTAACATGACAAATTATCAGTTTCCAAGTGAAGTTTTTGGTTGGAGTGGTAATGCTGCTAGGCCACCATTCTAG